Proteins co-encoded in one Kribbella qitaiheensis genomic window:
- a CDS encoding DUF6760 family protein, which translates to MTYAPEQLYSEVAYVAYHFHWSREEILDLEHPERRRFVDEIAALNTRTQPGR; encoded by the coding sequence GTGACGTACGCGCCCGAGCAGCTGTACTCCGAGGTCGCGTACGTCGCCTACCACTTCCACTGGTCCCGCGAGGAGATCCTCGACCTCGAACACCCCGAACGCCGCCGCTTCGTCGACGAGATCGCCGCCCTGAACACCCGCACCCAACCTGGAAGGTGA